Proteins encoded together in one Salmo trutta chromosome 3, fSalTru1.1, whole genome shotgun sequence window:
- the LOC115170040 gene encoding transmembrane protein 255A encodes MPLVQNQQAGIILTETPIGSFKQRKRKSIMVTMMLLIVSVLILIFGLAATTRTQNITVGGYYPGVILGFGSFLGIIGAHLIENKRQMLVASIVFISFGVVAAFCCAIVDGVFAARHIDLRPYYAGRCDFYANSKSSVDYEDVHCQTASRATCNLRVKANTCYCCDLYNCGKEHPLLGHANKDVLKKFRKTSMIWNRVELMGGYHEYTEVGSCEDVVHLYHLLWSVTILNIIALFLGIITAAVLGGFKDMTPMLTPDSCESEPLPAAPVSTELPAPSTSSFNCYYSNAPYLPPYTAYDLQGSSMMFPDSSGLSDESQSGASHMWSSLVPPCYSPPYCPPDEKPPPYSP; translated from the exons GATCATTCAAACAGAGGAAACGGAAGTCCATCATGGTCACTATGATGTTGCTCATTGTGTCTGTACTCATCCTTATCTTTGGACTGGCAGCCACCACCAGGACACAGAACATCACAGTCGGTGGCTACTACCCTGGAGTCATT CTGGGCTTTGGCTCCTTTCTGGGAATCATCGGAGCCCATCTGATAGAAAACAAGAGGCAAATG CTGGTGGCGTCCATTGTGTTCATCAGTTTTGGAGTGGTGGCTGCCTTCTGCTGTGCCATTGTGGATGGGGTGTTTGCAGCCAGACACATA GACCTTAGACCTTACTATGCCGGCCGCTGTGATTTCTACGCCAATTCAAAATCCTCTGTGGATTATGAAGAC GTTCACTGCCAGACAGCATCCCGTGCAACCTGTAACCTACGTGTGAAAGCCAATACCTGCTACTGCTGTGACCTCTACAACTGTGGCAA AGAACATCCTCTTTTGGGACATGCGAATAAAGATGTTTTGAAAAAGTTTAGGAAAACGTCCATGATTTGGAA CCGTGTGGAGCTGATGGGGGGCTACCACGAGTACACGGAGGTGGGGAGCTGCGAGGATGTGGTACACCTTTATCACCTGCTGTGGTCCGTCACCATCCTCAACATCATCGCTCTCTTCCTGGGCATCATCACCGCTGCTGTGCTGGGAGGCTTCAAGGACATG ACGCCCATGCTGACCCCTGACTCGTGTGAGTCAGAGCCCCTCCCAGCAGCCCCTGTCTCCACAGAGCTTCCAGCTCCCAGCACCTCCTCCTTCAACTGCTACTACAGCAATGCCccctacctgccaccctatactGCCTACGACCTGCAG GGCTCCAGCATGATGTTCCCTGACTCTTCTGGCCTGTCTGATGAGTCCCAGTCGGGGGCCAGCCACATGTGGTCCTCCCTGGTCCCCCCGTGCTACTCTCCACCTTACTGCCCACCCGACGAGAAGCCCCCGCCATACAGCCCCTAG
- the LOC115170027 gene encoding transcriptional regulator Kaiso has product MSGLKLISATDTRYSGTVLKSMNRQRNNGLFCDVTIIIQDRKFRAHKNILSASSTYFHQLFSVAGQVIELNFIKAEIFEEILNYIYSSKIVRVRSDMLKELINAGQMLGVKFIANLGVPLSEVKGLPGLSKDTENNEVSSVDKNSTEPTMPIITESFSLSAEEFNQTDRSTDQDSDDDIMFVSKTDAIKKCKPSEIIDLDAPETEEASVTKQPGEARPPALTKDQEKTVKAAPHLNSSSQTLRDHSPLNSPIVSPDTSSNIPSSPAVASSCSTSTTPARIGTFLPKLHSTSLPSETPEIIGIHKKQVTLVRKGNLKIKLSDVTSPGGFINEAGISIPQAAAAAKKTITLDKASELGSLSPGCKVYANIGENTYDIVPMKDDPGEGDSRNSRGAKRSLMATPLQPFNTSQLPQGASSKKKAKTEHEDHYELIMDGKTFFVCVVCKRPYVCLTSLRRHFNTHSWEKKYPCHYCDKVFALAEYRTKHEIHHTGERRYQCLLCNEMLINYQLLSTHCKQAHNQDPSGRKQKDNTDNNLYRLLPCKTVQFKTYSYETDGSDPGGVPIIQEDGSIQHINPGRGQPNPLPLQSTQGKMLNWDDIFVEPEAQPRPAAHAHRPGSHPIQPPPGSSEFEFVIPETY; this is encoded by the coding sequence ATGTCGGGCCTAAAGCTGATCTCTGCAACTGACACCCGGTATTCAGGAACGGTGCTGAAGTCGATGAATAGACAACGAAATAACGGATTGTTCTGTGACGTCACCATAATTATACAGGACCGTAAATTTCGAGCGCACAAAAACATATTGTCGGCGTCGAGTACTTATTTCCACCAACTCTTCTCAGTGGCTGGACAGGTGATTGAGTTGAATTTCATAAAGGCGGAAATCTTTGAGGAAATCCTGAATTACATTTACAGTTCCAAGATTGTCCGCGTTCGCTCTGACATGCTCAAGGAGCTTATCAATGCTGGGCAGATGTTGGGGGTGAAGTTCATTGCGAATCTAGGCGTACCACTCTCAGAAGTCAAGGGCCTACCTGGCCTGTCCAAAGACACGGAAAACAATGAGGTGAGCTCTGTGGACAAAAACAGCACAGAGCCAACGATGCCCATTATCACCGAGTCCTTTTCACTGTCTGCAGAGGAGTTCAACCAGACTGACCGAAGTACGGATCAGGACTCAGACGATGACATTATGTTTGTGTCCAAAACGGACGCCATCAAAAAATGCAAGCCCTCTGAAATCATTGATTTGGATGCACCTGAAACAGAGGAAGCCTCTGTGACAAAGCAACCGGGAGAGGCCAGACCCCCTGCTTTGACAAAGGACCAAGAGAAAACAGTCAAAGCAGCCCCACATCTCAACAGCTCCTCTCAGACCCTGCGAGACCACAGTCCTCTGAACAGCCCCATTGTGTCCCCTGACACTAGTTCCAATATTCCATCTTCACCTGCTGTAGCCTCGTCTTGCAGCACATCCACAACGCCGGCTAGAATTGGCACTTTCCTCCCCAAACTCCACAGCACCTCCCTGCCCTCAGAAACCCCAGAGATAATAGGGATCCATAAGAAGCAGGTCACACTAGTTCGAAAGGGCAACTTAAAGATCAAGCTCTCGGATGTGACGTCACCAGGCGGATTCATCAACGAGGCAGGCATTAGCATTCCCCAAGCGGCTGCAGCTGCAAAAAAGACAATCACACTAGATAAGGCCTCAGAGCTCGGCTCACTTTCTCCAGGCTGCAAGGTGTATGCCAATATCGGGGAGAACACATATGACATTGTCCCCATGAAGGACGATCCCGGGGAGGGAGATTCTAGAAACAGTAGAGGGGCAAAGAGGTCTCTGATGGCCACACCTCTTCAACCTTTCAACACCTCTCAACTGCCACAGGGTGCCTCGAGCAAGAAGAAGGCCAAAACAGAGCATGAAGATCACTATGAGCTCATCATGGACGGGAAGACCTTCTTTGTGTGCGTGGTCTGTAAGCGTCCCTACGTGTGCCTGACGAGCCTCCGGCGCCACTTCAACACCCACTCTTGGGAGAAGAAGTACCCATGCCACTACTGTGACAAGGTGTTCGCCCTGGCTGAGTACCGGACGAAACACGAGATCCACCACACGGGTGAGCGGAGGTACCAGTGCCTGCTGTGCAACGAGATGTTAATCAACTACCAGCTGCTGTCAACTCACTGCAAACAGGCCCACAACCAAGACCCGTCTGGGAGGAAACAGAAGGATAACACCGACAACAACTTGTACCGCCTGCTCCCTTGCAAAACGGTGCAGTTCAAGACCTACTCATATGAGACGGACGGTTCAGATCCAGGAGGGGTCCCTATTATCCAAGAGGATGGGAGCATCCAGCACATTAACCCTGGAAGGGGGCAGCCCAACCCACTACCGTTACAGTCCACCCAGGGCAAGATGTTGAACTGGGATGACATATTTGTGGAGCCTGAGGCACAGCCTCGACCAGCTGCTCACGCCCACCGACCAGGGAGCCACCCCATCCAACCTCCCCCAGGCTCGTCTGAGTTTGAGTTTGTCATACCAGAGACCTACTGA